A stretch of Fusarium poae strain DAOMC 252244 chromosome 2, whole genome shotgun sequence DNA encodes these proteins:
- a CDS encoding hypothetical protein (TransMembrane:10 (i21-43o90-114i126-147o159-177i209-227o233-250i262-283o289-307i328-353o359-381i)): protein MDIKAPRPVMAFDVKDRTTHKFILVQLFVIITFAFHTTTLLYLPKVKERLIPSHPRLSITSPAVIDQANNTSAFPTVISLSETQNNVHSAALICGDVWLALSLMAGTDAFWVVATFNHTLMKNWHYFVSMRMMALASILSFCLYIPSNWGDKTTRLQDYSFALSLSCLTYFLFNYTLSRAHRRPPTTLINAQFGTLQQYSDKMRRFSFGWSRALQVSAIICSFPTVLTAIIPAGWVTVIPLLTIPFESILLASKKLGRSPEFILSGGVFIHAVCFTHWGLSQVTSSPRLVLPSWAFLALVVAGRLILDLHLQSSSLKYQEFLWVRKEVLISTKTLLGICAFCLLAEQVGVLVVSYCKLFIIPVFYSISLLGVATPAAYSIVTKKVKQ, encoded by the exons ATGGACATCAAGGCTCCCAGACCGGTCATGGCCTTTGATGTCAAAGACAGAACAACTCACAAATTCATCCTGGTCCAGCTTTTTGTCATAATAACATTCGCCTTTCACACAACAACTCTTCTGTATCTACCCAAAGTCAAAGAACGACTAATACCATCTCATCCTCGGCTTTCAATCACATCACCGGCCGTTATCGATCAAGCCAACAACACGTCAGCGTTTCCCACGGTTATCTCTTTGAGTGAAACACAAAACAATGTTCATTCCGCTGCCTTGATATGTGGTGACGTCTGGCTAGCTCTGAGTCTCATGGCTGGAACTGATGCCTTCTGGGTCGTGGCAACCTTTAACCACACCCTCATGAAGAACTGGCACTATTTTGTCAGTATGCGAATGATGGCATTAGCATCTATTCTATCGTTCTGCCTGTACATACCCTCGAATTGGGGTGACAAGACTACTCGACTTCAGGATTACTCCTTCGCCTTATCTTTGTCCTGTCTCACATATTTCTTGTTCAACTACACGCTATCACGAGCACATCGACGTCCACCGACTACTCTTATCAATGCTCAGTTCGGAACACTCCAACAGTACAGCGATAAAATGCGTCGTTTCTCATTCGGATGGAGCCGTGCATTACAAGTCTCTGCGATCATTTGTTCGTTTCCGACTGTTCTCACTGCAATTATACCTGCAGGATGGGTAACTGTCATCCCATTGCTGACTATACCATTCGAG TCAATTCTACTGGCTTCAAAAAAGCTGGGAAGGAGTCCAGAGTTCATACTGAGCGGCGGTGTCTTCATCCACGCAGTATGCTTCACGCATTGGGGTCTTTCACAAGTCACTTCAAGTCCACGACTTGTCCTCCCCTCATGGGCGTTTCTAGCGCTTGTAGTGGCAGGACGACTCATTCTGGACTTGCATCTACAATCTTCATCACTCAAGTACCAGGAGTTTCTGTGGGTGAGGAAAGAGGTTCTTATTTCAACAAAGACTCTTTTGGGTATTTGTGCGTTTTGTCTACTGGCAGAGCAGGTTGGGGTACTTGTAGTATCATACTGCAAGTTATTCATTATACCTGTGTTTTACTCAATTAGTTTATTGGGTGTCGCGACGCCTGCAGCATATAGCATCGTCACAAAAAAGGTGAAACAATAA